From one Gallionella capsiferriformans ES-2 genomic stretch:
- a CDS encoding nucleotidyl transferase AbiEii/AbiGii toxin family protein — protein sequence MSGTNIFLHRHKDFPTLIAQLARSLQISPYLVEKDYWLMHSLWALQQQGWKFELKGGTSLSKAYGIIDRFSEDIDIRFEPLGELDLKTGKNHDKPAHIAARKDFFDSLAKQIAIPDLIEVKRDADYDDDKFRNGGIILDYPSVIDQLSGVKEGILLEVGFDVTAPNAPRTISSWALDAALKAKVDVIDNRAVDVACYSPAYTFVEKLQTVSTKFRKQQEASTFPKNFLRHYYDIYRLLGIAEVLAFIGTPEYITHKQARFPKADNQHIASNEAFLLSDPKVRSLYDAKYRETAALYYTGQIPFGDILARIHQHIEQL from the coding sequence ATGAGCGGAACCAATATATTTTTACACCGCCACAAAGATTTCCCCACGCTTATTGCACAACTCGCACGATCACTGCAAATCTCACCCTATCTGGTTGAAAAAGATTATTGGCTGATGCATAGCCTGTGGGCATTGCAGCAGCAGGGCTGGAAATTTGAACTTAAGGGTGGAACGTCGCTTTCCAAGGCTTACGGCATTATTGACCGGTTTTCTGAGGACATCGACATACGCTTTGAGCCACTCGGCGAGCTGGATCTCAAAACAGGTAAAAATCACGACAAACCGGCACACATTGCCGCACGCAAAGATTTTTTCGATAGTCTGGCAAAACAGATTGCGATACCCGATCTGATCGAGGTGAAGCGTGATGCCGACTATGATGATGACAAATTTCGTAATGGCGGCATCATTCTTGACTACCCATCGGTGATCGATCAGCTGTCTGGCGTGAAAGAAGGCATCCTGCTGGAAGTGGGTTTTGATGTCACTGCGCCGAACGCACCACGCACCATTAGCTCATGGGCATTGGATGCCGCCTTAAAGGCAAAAGTGGATGTGATCGACAATCGGGCAGTGGATGTTGCCTGCTACAGTCCCGCCTATACCTTTGTGGAAAAACTGCAAACCGTATCGACCAAGTTCCGCAAGCAACAGGAAGCCTCAACCTTCCCCAAGAACTTCCTGCGGCATTATTACGACATCTACCGCTTGCTGGGGATCGCGGAAGTGCTGGCTTTCATCGGAACGCCTGAATATATTACACACAAGCAAGCTCGTTTCCCCAAAGCCGATAATCAGCATATCGCCAGTAACGAAGCCTTTCTGCTGTCCGATCCAAAAGTGCGCAGTCTGTATGACGCCAAGTATCGCGAAACCGCCGCACTGTATTACACCGGGCAAATCCCGTTTGGCGACATTCTTGCTCGTATCCATCAGCATATCGAACAACTATAA
- a CDS encoding DUF1819 family protein has product MPRYNAEISAGSLMLAESRRIAALLLTHPSDAEWDHALRIENILQKNTPATAFRQAKLIRNRLVTLDEEGWKLIAEGDMEVSSQLLLAAAIKHSYLLGDFLRDVYARQLSRMELALNSHLWDAFWVECVHRDGDIEQWSASTRKKLFEVIVRILVEAKYLDSSRKKNMTPPSLHPTVISFLKRHGEFDVIAAMKVSR; this is encoded by the coding sequence ATGCCCCGCTATAACGCCGAAATATCTGCTGGATCGCTTATGCTTGCTGAAAGCAGGCGGATTGCCGCGTTGTTGCTCACCCACCCATCTGATGCCGAATGGGATCACGCCTTAAGGATTGAAAATATCCTGCAAAAAAACACGCCGGCAACCGCATTCAGGCAAGCGAAGCTGATTCGGAACCGTTTGGTTACGTTAGACGAGGAGGGCTGGAAGCTGATTGCCGAAGGGGATATGGAAGTGTCGTCTCAGCTTTTATTGGCAGCTGCAATCAAGCACAGCTACTTGTTGGGGGATTTCTTGCGAGACGTGTACGCTAGGCAACTCAGTCGGATGGAGCTGGCTCTGAATAGTCACTTGTGGGATGCGTTTTGGGTGGAGTGCGTGCATCGTGATGGCGACATTGAGCAATGGTCTGCATCCACCAGGAAAAAACTTTTTGAGGTCATCGTTCGAATATTGGTCGAGGCCAAATATCTCGACTCAAGCAGAAAAAAGAATATGACGCCGCCCAGTCTGCATCCGACGGTCATTTCTTTTCTAAAACGGCATGGTGAATTTGATGTTATCGCTGCAATGAAAGTGTCCCGATGA
- a CDS encoding DUF4400 domain-containing protein, producing MASKKEEGGFGTLLAVIAIVAALGTWMVISPGYLMKALTAEREFSSQLGGHAADQWIYSKMLSTSIGQVKGIASSIKETKTMPTMLKNWAQERIITTWLWGSLIVYRANMLVLYWFILMPFTIAATTDGFWVREISTFRFSSQSPIRHRFGVLISTMTLVSVCVWVVLPIPIPSVVAPLAIVAIGFATWMWLSNMQKRI from the coding sequence ATGGCAAGCAAAAAAGAAGAGGGCGGCTTTGGCACGTTACTGGCTGTCATTGCCATTGTGGCGGCACTGGGTACATGGATGGTAATTTCCCCAGGCTATCTTATGAAGGCGCTGACGGCGGAGCGCGAGTTCTCATCGCAGCTCGGCGGACATGCTGCTGACCAGTGGATATACAGCAAGATGCTTTCTACCAGCATTGGTCAGGTAAAGGGCATTGCATCCTCCATCAAGGAAACGAAAACCATGCCGACCATGCTAAAGAACTGGGCGCAAGAGCGCATTATTACCACGTGGTTGTGGGGTTCGCTGATTGTTTATCGCGCCAACATGCTCGTTCTGTACTGGTTTATCCTGATGCCCTTCACGATTGCGGCGACCACAGACGGATTTTGGGTAAGGGAGATCAGCACCTTTCGTTTTTCCTCGCAGTCACCGATACGGCACAGGTTTGGTGTACTCATTTCCACAATGACACTTGTAAGCGTGTGCGTCTGGGTGGTATTGCCAATACCGATTCCTTCGGTCGTTGCACCTTTGGCGATTGTTGCCATCGGCTTTGCGACCTGGATGTGGCTGAGTAATATGCAAAAGCGGATTTAG
- a CDS encoding DUF1788 domain-containing protein, which translates to MSVFEERLNQILPRLTSKELLNNEGLSNEIGFWVFDYPPEFELEMRSFLADVIEPALAKHHPPIRFATVNVFDLAIGLLEERKLLDKAFDMQQAQGDDKALESLRRVLKEDKLAERLVSQIDVDNQDLVILTGVGSAYPILRTHTLLSALHPLMKDTPLLMLYPGKYDGYSFRLFNKLSEDHYYRAFRLVS; encoded by the coding sequence ATGAGCGTATTTGAAGAGCGTCTTAACCAAATCCTGCCGCGTCTTACCTCGAAAGAGCTGTTGAACAACGAAGGCCTCAGCAATGAAATTGGCTTCTGGGTCTTTGATTACCCTCCTGAGTTCGAGCTGGAAATGCGTTCATTTCTGGCTGACGTCATCGAACCTGCACTTGCCAAACATCATCCGCCGATACGCTTTGCCACGGTCAATGTTTTTGATCTGGCTATCGGCTTGCTGGAAGAGCGCAAGTTGCTCGATAAGGCATTCGATATGCAGCAGGCACAAGGTGATGACAAAGCACTTGAATCGTTGCGGCGCGTCCTGAAAGAGGACAAGTTGGCTGAACGCCTCGTGTCCCAGATAGATGTCGATAATCAAGACTTGGTTATTCTGACGGGTGTCGGATCTGCCTATCCTATATTGCGCACGCACACTTTGTTATCAGCTCTGCATCCGTTGATGAAAGACACGCCCTTGCTGATGCTGTATCCAGGTAAATATGACGGCTACTCCTTCCGGCTATTCAACAAACTTTCCGAAGATCACTACTACCGCGCATTCCGCTTGGTATCCTGA
- a CDS encoding DUF6088 family protein has product MTLSQSSSSKSTSLVQHVRAGKVYRREDLVPYSTSVDRELQQLVAQGLLQKLAQGMYYKPKKNVFGEVPPNESDLLAVFLKDKNFLSFNPSVYNSLRLGTTQLYNKNIVYNHKRHGMFKLDQREYDFRLKHNFPKPSQVTTEYLLVDMLNNLSDLAEDEDEVLERAKKKLNQFDAKKLNKALVDFGSVATKRLVNAWLSQGLSKPGVL; this is encoded by the coding sequence ATGACCCTGTCGCAATCTTCGTCGAGTAAATCAACCTCTCTTGTCCAGCATGTTCGTGCCGGTAAGGTTTATCGCCGCGAGGATCTTGTACCCTATTCGACGAGTGTTGATCGTGAGCTTCAGCAACTGGTTGCCCAGGGCCTGTTGCAGAAGCTGGCTCAAGGTATGTATTACAAGCCCAAGAAAAACGTGTTCGGTGAAGTGCCACCCAACGAGAGTGATTTGCTTGCGGTTTTTTTAAAAGATAAAAATTTCCTCAGCTTCAATCCCAGTGTATATAACTCACTGCGTCTGGGGACAACCCAGCTTTACAACAAAAATATCGTTTACAACCACAAGCGCCACGGCATGTTCAAGCTGGATCAGCGCGAATACGATTTTCGCCTGAAACACAATTTCCCTAAGCCCAGCCAAGTGACGACTGAATATCTGCTGGTTGATATGCTGAATAATCTGTCTGATTTGGCAGAGGATGAAGATGAGGTGCTTGAGCGGGCGAAAAAGAAGCTCAATCAGTTTGATGCCAAGAAGTTGAATAAAGCGCTGGTTGATTTTGGATCAGTCGCGACCAAGCGGTTGGTCAATGCATGGTTGTCGCAAGGCTTAAGCAAGCCGGGAGTCCTTTAA
- a CDS encoding metal-dependent hydrolase — protein sequence MLAFTHVAAGCASSLLVAEYMHATPVQTILIMAGGIIGSHLPDIDHPKSAFGSRILPLSIPISTVFGHRGITHSLLAVAGMSWLIWWSLYHLHWHQGYAVPVVAGVATGYLSHLAGDWLTNSGVPLLWPSKRRFVSPLKLCTGDLREYLLAFAMYGWVIFECTRVFAP from the coding sequence ATGCTCGCCTTTACCCATGTGGCCGCAGGCTGTGCATCTTCGTTGCTCGTCGCCGAATATATGCATGCGACACCCGTGCAAACCATACTGATTATGGCTGGCGGAATCATTGGCAGCCACTTGCCCGACATCGACCACCCTAAAAGCGCATTCGGAAGCCGCATTCTTCCGCTCTCTATCCCGATCTCAACCGTGTTTGGTCATCGTGGTATTACGCACAGCCTGCTCGCTGTTGCGGGTATGTCGTGGTTGATCTGGTGGTCGCTGTATCATTTGCACTGGCATCAAGGCTATGCCGTGCCGGTGGTGGCAGGCGTCGCAACGGGCTACTTATCGCATCTTGCCGGCGACTGGCTAACCAACTCAGGTGTCCCGCTGCTGTGGCCAAGCAAAAGGCGTTTCGTGTCGCCGCTGAAGCTATGCACGGGTGATCTGCGCGAGTACCTATTGGCGTTTGCGATGTATGGGTGGGTGATTTTTGAGTGTACGAGGGTGTTTGCGCCATGA
- a CDS encoding HU family DNA-binding protein: MNRKELIDALAAKTGSTKTEAERNIAAFIEVVTETLAAGDDIALVGFGTFEVRERAARTGRNPATGAELKIAASKQAAFKAGATLKAAVNGSK; encoded by the coding sequence ATGAACCGCAAAGAACTGATTGACGCACTGGCAGCAAAAACCGGCAGCACCAAGACTGAAGCTGAACGAAATATCGCAGCATTCATCGAAGTAGTGACAGAAACTTTGGCTGCTGGGGATGACATTGCCTTGGTTGGCTTTGGCACATTTGAAGTACGCGAACGTGCTGCTCGTACCGGCCGCAATCCAGCCACAGGTGCTGAACTGAAGATTGCGGCATCCAAGCAGGCCGCATTCAAGGCTGGTGCAACGCTGAAGGCTGCCGTCAACGGTTCAAAATAA
- the brxC gene encoding BREX system P-loop protein BrxC produces the protein MKIRELFTKPIDRPINGVIKADQRDAESIWQELDEYVVTKQLTEYFRRFFDAFLAAADSPKDPVVTSRMGVWVSGFFGSGKSHFIKILSYLLENIEAIDPATGIPKRAAAFFDEHKIKDALLLADIQRAVKGSSDVILFNIDAKADSKSDRDVILQVFLRVFNEKLGYSGDAPHIADMERHLVSKGDFEAFKVAFQEKNGSNWDKERDAVDFLRDDVVYALAKSLNMTEESAGLWFDNSRDDYKINIEGLAKIIRDYLATKPAGHRVIFLVDEVGQFIGDNTQMMLTLQTIIEQLGGLCQGRAWVIVTSQEDIDAAIGETNKAKSQDFSKIQGRFHTRLSLASSNTDDVISERLLSKTEAAHVELRDCFAQKGDIINNQLAFVGNSVSMRSYKDAAEFVACYPFAPYQFTLLQKVFESIRKVGATGKHLSKGERSLLDAFQSAAVRNADRNIDALVPMYDFYPSIESFIDTSAKRSIDEAPSNPSLETYDVLLLKALFLIRYIPDIVKPNVDNLATLCVDQIDADKLALKRKIQESLTRLEQQRLVSRNGDLWFFLTNEERDVAREIGHVDVSSVEKSRLLGELIFEEILGGMTKIRHRDTKGDYEINRLLDGAPWKNASHQLSFEIVTPLSDDYESLSDAKAILRSADRALIRMAESNRLDIELNLYQQIEKYIDSPKASSAAAPLKRILADRKDENRERKARLIEQLSTALVNGDCYALGQKLPSKAAAPSTQVDELVNYLISNTYTKLKYLKIRQLDPIAEIKAVLMADSIGQHALSLGGEEGNPLALNEMREYLQLKASQSRVMLSDVVDRFSGAPWGWKPEWEIVLLIARLFMAGEIKLVSDNSDLEPGSAVDALTKSVRFKQVSILKRKTADAVQLKRARELHKDLFSKLGRDDEDGLVADFRESLTQWQSKLKEYSHLSTTRHHPGKAVIEQNVLSISKQLAIRDSFEFVEAILANKDEWLDAADDIHDLISFYTTQIATWRRMLDALQRFEPNRPALLKEVAAATALQQLEAIRDNSMPYQQINQIETLIQSVDAVNVKLVDAKREHALLLLEKKIAEVGGALDQAHAQPELRNRALSSLQKIKLDIAAQSSIPQIHYLQDQSGSALDGAMDMIAAALSAVPKAQPLAVKSPGDHATVINVGSVPITQTVTPKPARVIRAADYSSKSYLETEDEVDDYLGKLKAELLAAIRAGQRARIQ, from the coding sequence ATGAAAATCAGAGAGCTGTTTACCAAACCTATCGACCGACCAATCAACGGTGTGATCAAAGCGGATCAACGCGATGCCGAGAGTATTTGGCAAGAACTGGATGAGTACGTCGTCACCAAGCAGCTGACCGAGTATTTTCGACGTTTTTTCGATGCGTTCCTAGCAGCTGCTGATAGTCCTAAAGATCCGGTCGTCACCTCGCGTATGGGGGTTTGGGTTTCTGGCTTCTTTGGATCGGGTAAATCTCACTTCATCAAAATCCTTTCCTATCTGCTGGAAAATATCGAGGCAATTGATCCTGCAACAGGCATCCCTAAACGCGCGGCTGCATTTTTTGATGAGCACAAAATCAAGGATGCACTCCTGCTGGCGGATATTCAGCGTGCGGTAAAGGGTAGTTCCGATGTCATCCTGTTTAATATCGATGCCAAGGCTGACAGTAAATCAGACCGTGATGTCATCTTGCAGGTGTTCCTGCGCGTCTTTAATGAAAAGCTCGGCTACTCAGGCGATGCGCCACATATCGCCGACATGGAGCGCCATCTGGTTAGTAAGGGCGATTTTGAAGCGTTCAAGGTGGCTTTTCAGGAAAAGAATGGCTCGAACTGGGACAAAGAGCGGGATGCCGTGGATTTTCTGCGGGATGACGTGGTCTATGCCCTGGCAAAATCACTGAATATGACCGAGGAGTCTGCCGGGCTTTGGTTCGACAATTCTCGCGACGATTACAAAATCAACATCGAAGGTCTGGCAAAAATTATTCGGGATTACCTGGCGACCAAGCCAGCCGGTCATCGCGTTATCTTCCTGGTGGATGAGGTGGGGCAGTTTATTGGCGACAACACGCAGATGATGCTCACCCTGCAAACCATCATTGAGCAGCTGGGTGGCTTGTGTCAGGGCAGGGCGTGGGTGATTGTGACCAGTCAGGAAGACATTGACGCGGCTATCGGTGAAACCAATAAGGCCAAGTCGCAAGACTTCTCCAAGATTCAGGGGCGTTTTCACACACGGCTGTCACTGGCGAGTTCAAATACCGATGATGTGATCAGCGAGCGTCTGCTGTCCAAGACTGAAGCGGCGCACGTCGAGTTGCGGGATTGCTTCGCCCAGAAGGGCGACATCATCAATAACCAGCTCGCCTTTGTCGGTAACTCAGTCTCGATGCGCAGCTACAAGGATGCGGCTGAATTTGTCGCCTGTTATCCTTTTGCGCCATACCAGTTTACCTTGCTGCAAAAGGTCTTCGAGTCTATCCGCAAGGTAGGGGCAACGGGTAAGCACTTATCCAAAGGCGAGCGCTCATTACTGGATGCGTTCCAGTCTGCTGCGGTGCGTAATGCGGATCGGAATATTGATGCCCTCGTGCCGATGTATGATTTTTATCCCTCCATCGAAAGCTTTATCGATACCAGCGCCAAGCGCTCGATTGATGAAGCGCCCTCGAATCCATCGCTGGAAACCTACGACGTACTGCTGCTCAAGGCGCTGTTCCTGATTCGTTACATACCGGATATCGTTAAACCCAATGTTGATAATCTGGCAACGCTCTGTGTGGATCAGATTGATGCTGACAAGCTGGCGCTAAAACGCAAGATACAGGAAAGCCTGACTCGACTGGAACAGCAACGTCTGGTTAGTCGCAATGGCGACCTATGGTTTTTCCTGACCAACGAAGAGCGCGATGTCGCACGGGAAATCGGGCATGTCGATGTGTCTTCGGTTGAAAAATCCCGTTTGCTGGGCGAGTTAATTTTTGAGGAAATTCTCGGTGGCATGACCAAAATTCGCCATCGCGATACCAAGGGCGATTATGAAATCAACCGTCTGTTGGATGGTGCGCCGTGGAAAAATGCCAGCCATCAGCTCTCTTTTGAAATTGTCACGCCGTTGAGCGATGACTACGAGTCATTGAGTGATGCCAAGGCGATTTTGCGTAGCGCTGATCGTGCCCTGATCCGTATGGCAGAGAGTAACAGGCTCGATATTGAGCTGAACCTCTATCAGCAGATCGAAAAATATATCGACAGTCCTAAAGCCAGCTCAGCTGCTGCACCGCTCAAACGTATCCTCGCCGACCGTAAGGATGAAAACCGTGAGCGTAAAGCACGCTTGATCGAGCAGCTCAGTACGGCACTGGTCAATGGTGACTGTTATGCGTTGGGTCAAAAGTTGCCGAGCAAGGCAGCAGCGCCTTCGACGCAAGTGGATGAGTTGGTTAACTACCTCATCTCCAATACCTACACCAAACTGAAATATCTCAAGATACGCCAGCTTGATCCGATTGCCGAGATCAAGGCTGTCTTGATGGCTGACAGCATTGGTCAACATGCCTTGTCGTTAGGCGGGGAGGAGGGTAATCCGCTCGCGCTGAATGAAATGCGGGAATATCTACAGCTCAAAGCCTCCCAAAGTCGGGTGATGTTGTCGGATGTGGTTGATCGCTTCAGCGGCGCGCCGTGGGGATGGAAGCCGGAATGGGAAATCGTGCTGCTGATTGCTCGCCTGTTCATGGCGGGTGAAATCAAACTTGTGTCTGACAACTCCGATCTCGAACCCGGTTCTGCCGTGGATGCACTCACCAAGTCGGTGCGCTTCAAGCAAGTCTCCATTCTCAAACGTAAAACTGCCGATGCAGTTCAGCTCAAACGCGCGCGTGAACTACATAAAGACCTGTTCTCCAAGCTGGGTCGTGATGACGAAGACGGGCTGGTTGCCGATTTCCGCGAAAGTCTGACTCAATGGCAATCCAAGCTGAAGGAATATTCTCACCTGTCCACCACCAGACATCACCCTGGCAAGGCGGTCATTGAGCAAAACGTGTTGAGCATCTCCAAACAACTGGCGATCCGCGACTCGTTTGAATTTGTCGAGGCCATACTGGCGAATAAGGATGAATGGCTGGATGCTGCCGATGATATTCACGACCTGATCAGCTTCTATACGACGCAGATTGCAACCTGGCGCAGGATGCTTGACGCGTTGCAACGATTTGAACCCAATCGTCCTGCACTCCTTAAAGAGGTCGCGGCGGCGACTGCATTGCAACAATTGGAAGCTATACGCGACAACTCCATGCCTTACCAGCAAATCAATCAGATTGAGACCTTGATCCAATCGGTAGATGCGGTGAATGTCAAACTCGTAGATGCCAAGCGTGAACACGCCTTGCTCTTGCTGGAAAAGAAAATTGCTGAGGTTGGAGGCGCATTGGATCAGGCGCATGCACAGCCTGAATTGCGCAATCGTGCCTTGTCTTCGCTACAGAAAATAAAATTGGATATTGCGGCTCAATCCAGCATCCCTCAAATCCATTATTTGCAGGATCAATCCGGCAGTGCGCTGGATGGCGCGATGGATATGATTGCCGCCGCGCTGAGTGCAGTACCTAAAGCGCAACCGCTCGCCGTAAAGTCGCCGGGTGATCATGCGACGGTTATCAATGTTGGCTCAGTCCCGATAACTCAGACCGTTACGCCGAAACCTGCCAGGGTCATTCGTGCAGCGGATTACTCCAGCAAGTCTTATCTTGAGACGGAAGACGAAGTGGATGACTATTTAGGTAAGCTCAAAGCCGAGCTGCTGGCGGCGATCAGGGCGGGGCAGCGGGCGCGGATACAGTAA
- a CDS encoding MBOAT family O-acyltransferase translates to MLFNSAIFLYGFLPCVLLAFVIAHQRYSLRAAQWVLLVASCVFYGAWDWRYLVMLLLLLSINFHLGGLLARRPSVAWLSGGIALNLLVLGYFKYADFFIGNLNAVAGTQYPLLRVILPLGISFFIFQKIAYLVDCHKGVVTDRDPLRFAIFVMFFPQLIAGPIVHHAQIIPQLRKDRLLPDVRRVSAGLFLLAVGLFKKVVIADWLGEYVNEPFAHVAELQILDAWTAALAYSLQLYFDFSAYSEMAMGLALLFGIVLPVNFNSPYKAASIAEFWRRWHITLGRFLRDYLYIPLGGNKHGQSRAVLAALTVMVLGGLWHGAGWTFVVWGAMHGVYLAAHRVWKWSGRFTLPQPLGMAITFLVVLFAWVMFRAASVADAITIWKTMLGMNGVMLPSTYLAWLDGSGLKFQQSSFINGIEVWGMACLLAFAMYAKNTHEALAIFTSTAPSRRSAFYVSAMIVVCVLALGRPTTFLYFQF, encoded by the coding sequence ATGCTCTTCAACTCGGCGATCTTTTTGTATGGCTTTTTGCCCTGTGTGCTACTGGCTTTCGTTATCGCTCACCAACGATATAGCTTGCGTGCGGCGCAATGGGTCTTGTTGGTGGCGTCCTGCGTGTTTTATGGCGCATGGGACTGGCGTTACCTTGTCATGCTGTTGCTACTGTTGTCCATCAACTTCCATCTGGGTGGATTGCTGGCACGTCGCCCATCTGTGGCTTGGCTGTCTGGTGGGATTGCCCTTAACCTGCTGGTACTCGGTTATTTCAAGTATGCCGATTTTTTCATTGGCAATTTGAATGCGGTGGCTGGGACGCAATACCCGCTGCTGCGTGTGATTTTGCCGCTCGGCATATCCTTTTTTATCTTCCAGAAGATTGCCTACTTGGTGGATTGTCACAAAGGGGTGGTGACTGACCGTGATCCGTTGCGCTTCGCTATCTTCGTGATGTTTTTTCCGCAACTGATCGCCGGGCCGATTGTGCATCACGCCCAGATCATCCCTCAGCTGCGGAAAGATCGGCTGCTGCCCGATGTGCGCCGGGTGTCCGCCGGGTTGTTCCTGCTGGCAGTCGGGCTGTTCAAGAAGGTGGTGATTGCCGACTGGCTGGGTGAGTATGTGAACGAGCCGTTTGCGCATGTCGCGGAGCTTCAAATTCTTGATGCCTGGACGGCGGCACTGGCTTACTCGCTCCAACTGTATTTCGATTTCTCTGCTTATTCGGAAATGGCGATGGGATTGGCCTTGCTGTTTGGCATCGTACTGCCGGTCAACTTCAATTCGCCCTACAAAGCTGCCAGCATCGCGGAATTCTGGCGGCGCTGGCACATCACGCTGGGGCGGTTTTTGCGTGATTATCTGTATATCCCGCTGGGTGGTAACAAGCACGGGCAGAGCAGGGCGGTCTTGGCGGCTTTGACGGTCATGGTGTTGGGCGGCCTGTGGCATGGTGCGGGCTGGACGTTCGTAGTCTGGGGCGCGATGCATGGCGTGTATTTGGCGGCTCATCGAGTTTGGAAATGGAGTGGGCGATTCACGCTGCCACAACCGTTGGGCATGGCAATCACCTTCCTTGTGGTGCTGTTCGCGTGGGTGATGTTTCGCGCCGCGTCGGTAGCCGACGCAATCACGATCTGGAAAACCATGCTGGGTATGAACGGCGTTATGTTGCCATCCACTTATTTGGCATGGCTGGATGGGAGCGGCTTGAAGTTCCAACAATCGTCGTTTATCAATGGCATCGAGGTTTGGGGTATGGCGTGCCTGCTCGCGTTTGCGATGTATGCCAAAAACACTCACGAAGCACTCGCCATATTTACCAGTACCGCGCCAAGTCGCCGTTCCGCCTTCTACGTATCCGCGATGATTGTGGTGTGCGTTCTGGCTTTGGGGCGCCCCACCACGTTCCTGTATTTTCAGTTCTGA